The following are encoded together in the Lepidochelys kempii isolate rLepKem1 chromosome 7, rLepKem1.hap2, whole genome shotgun sequence genome:
- the MON1A gene encoding vacuolar fusion protein MON1 homolog A isoform X2 → MAADVHKKKGWEVPNGSLVPTDGQPMERSESPTPGLVQGTEPGAGQEGGMFVHTRSYEDLTSPEDGDVASRSPEEGRGDQADQTSMAHISKDFSELSTQLTGMALDLEEEMRLSQENEMDLSPQTARRDSARSEKEDEDVTMEAWRMHQKHVFVLSEAGKPVYSRYGSEEALSSTMGVMMALVSFLEAEKNAIRSIHADGYKVVFVRRSPLVLVAMARTRQSEQEIAHELLYIYYQILSLVTWTQLNHIFQQKQNYDLRRLLAGSERITDNLLDLMARDPSFLMGAARSLPMAAGLRDTVSTCLQQAKAKSLVFSILLSRNQLVSLVRRKDQFLHPIDLHLLFNLISSSSSFREGEAWTPICLPKFNSSGFFHAHISYLEQDLCLLLVSTDREDFFTISDCKRRFQERLRKRGVSHALLEALRTPFYSVSQVGIPDLRHFIYKSKSSGLFTR, encoded by the exons GGGCAGGCCAGGAGGGGGGAATGTTTGTTCACACCCGGTCCTATGAGGACCTGACAAGCCCCGAGGATGGAGACGTTGCGTCCAGGAGCCCTGAGGAAGGGCGAGGGGACCAGGCAGACCAGACCAGCATGGCACATATCAGCAAGGACTTcagtgagctcagcacacagctgACGGGCATGGCATTAGACCTGGAGGAGGAGATGAGGCTGAGCCAGGAGAACGAGATGGATCTTTCGCCACAGACGGCCCGGAGGGACTCAGCACGGTCAGAGAAGGAGGATGAGGACGTGACCATGGAAGCCTGGCGCATGCATCAGAAGCATGTGTTCGTGCTGAGCGAGGCGGGCAAGCCGGTGTATTCCCGCTACGGCTCAGAGGAGGCGCTGTCCAGCACCATGGGAGTGATGATGGCCCTGGTGTCCTTCCTGGAGGCAGAGAAGAATGCCATCAGGTCTATCCATGCAG ATGGCTACAAGGTGGTCTTTGTGCGCCGGAGCCCCCTGGTGCTGGTGGCCATGGCCCGGACGCGGCAGTCGGAGCAGGAGATCGCCCATGAGCTCCTCTACATCTACTACCAGATCCTCAGCCTGGTCACCTGGACCCAGCTCAACCACATCTTCCAGCAGAAGCAGAACTATGACCTGCGCAGGCTGCTGGCGGGCTCTGAGCGCATCACCGACAACTTGCTGGACCTGATGGCTCGGGACCCCAGCTTCCTGATGGGTGCCGCGCGCAGCCTGCCgatggcagcagggctcagagaCACCGTGAGCACCTGCCTCCAGCAGGCCAAGGCCAAAAGCCTGGTGTTCTCCATCCTGCTGTCCAGGAACCAACTAGTGTCTCTGGTGAGGAGAAAGGACCAGTTCCTGCACCCCATTGACCTGCATTTACTCTTCAACCTCataagctcctcctcctccttccgtgAGGGTGAGGCCTGGACTCCCATCTGCCTACCCAAGTTCAACTCCAGTGGCTTCTTCCATGCCCACATCTCATACTTGGAGCAGGACCTGTGTCTGCTCCTGGTCTCCACCGACCGTGAGGACTTCTTCACCATTTCCGACTGCAAGCGCCGCTTCCAGGAGCGCCTGCGGAAGCGTGGCGTGTCCCATGCCTTGCTGGAGGCACTGCGCACCCCCTTCTACAGCGTCTCCCAGGTGGGGATCCCAGACCTACGACACTTCATCTACAAATCCAAGAGCTCAGGGCTCTTCACCAGGTGA